In Desulfurococcaceae archaeon MEX13E-LK6-19, the genomic window ATATAGATGTCGACTCTCTAACACTAGGAGTACATACGATAACATTGTATGCCGTAGACAAACTAGGCCACGAGTCTAACACTACAATAGTAATAGAAAAGATAGAAGCAGTAACAACAACTACGACAACCACAACAGCGGAGACAACGACAACAACGACCCCACCAGGATTCACTATAGGAACTGCTGTAGCAATAACTGTACTAGTCCTGTTAGCCATAGCCCTTATATTACTACTGAGAAGAGGTAAACTCCTTAAAACATAAAACCTAATCTTTTTTCCCTAAACACTATTCTTATTTAATTATACGGCTCACCTTCGCGTATATACCAAGATTTATAAGCAATATCACTATCAACGCAAAAGCAATAATGATCGATGGTATCGACTGCACATCCCTCACAAACTCGTCTATAGCACTAGCAGTACTACTTGCATAAGGGGATAAGAAGTACCCTATTACAAGGCCGAATAGGAACAATAATAGATCACCAACACGAATACCCTTCACCTTGACTCCATGCTTTTTAGATAGGCCAGCAGCTAAACCTATTAGGAAACATACGATCCCGAAAATTGTTACAAAGCCGTACTCAGCCTCTATTAGCTCAATCACCATTAGCATCACCCAACAATACCTTAGACCTACAATAATACCATGCATACAATACTTATTAGCATTACGCTAAAACACTGCATTAAAGAATAGGAAAAGTAATAGTGGGCAACAATAAGCAAATGTTATAATTGAGTTAATTACGTTCTAACAATGTTCTTTATTATACCCTGATCAACCGATAAAGCCTTATGAGCTCTTTTACAGGATCCTTTGAATAGTCTATTCTCAGATCCAGTATCTTGTCGTAATATGGTAGATACTCTGTCTTGCCAACGATTATTATTGCTGCACTAAGATCACCACGTCTATCTCCTCCCATGTCGTGAGCTTCTCTCAATGCCTCGAGTAAAGCTTCAGCCAGCCCCATGTTTATTGACACTTTAAATGTCTCACACATAGCCTTCGGTATGTCTTTTGATACAACAAGATTAGCTATACATACACAATTATCCAAAGAATAACCTGCATACTCATCAGGAATATCTTGGCCGCAGTAAAAGGCTGACCTACCATTCCAGTCTAGTACAGCTACTTGTCTCAACTCCTTCCTAGGATCATTACTTAACGCTTTTTCTAGTGCCTCATTAGGACTAAGCCCTTTTTGAAGGTAATCTAGTATGAGTGGCCCCAAAGCAGGGTTAGTATATGCCTGCGTAGCGACGCCTCCTACAAGATATCTTGCCCAGGGAACACGTGAACCTACAGCAATACTGCCCGAGGCAACAGCAATACCGAGCACGTTATTCTCTTTATCGATACCAATAATACTGTAAGTCAACTATATACCACCGCTTAAACATTTTCTTGACTCTAATTCATCAATATTCTAGGCAAGTTATAATCTTATATATTCAAATTGTAAGTAGAACCTGTACGGATGAACAATGTCTCACACAAAAACACTCGTCGCTATAATTATTATACTATTAGTAGTTTCTCTTGCAGCCTACATTTTTCTCACAAATATACTGGGATCGAGAAAGCATATTACTGTATACTATAGAATAGAGCCCAAGGAGCATAGTAATTGTATAGAACTTGGTGTCCTCAAGAAAAACAATCCCAGAGTATCACACTATAGTAGTGATATGTAGAATATGTATTGATGAATCAATGTTACAGCTGGATATAGA contains:
- a CDS encoding DUF1028 domain-containing protein; its protein translation is MTYSIIGIDKENNVLGIAVASGSIAVGSRVPWARYLVGGVATQAYTNPALGPLILDYLQKGLSPNEALEKALSNDPRKELRQVAVLDWNGRSAFYCGQDIPDEYAGYSLDNCVCIANLVVSKDIPKAMCETFKVSINMGLAEALLEALREAHDMGGDRRGDLSAAIIIVGKTEYLPYYDKILDLRIDYSKDPVKELIRLYRLIRV